The Chitinophaga pinensis DSM 2588 region AACGCCTTCATCCAATGCGATCAGTGCCGTCAGCGGTTTCATAGACGAACCTGGTGGATATCCGGCCTGGATAGCACGGTTGAAAAGCGGTTTGGTCGTATCAGAGAAGAGGCGGCTGAAGTTACGGGCACGATAGGAACCAGTCAGCAGGTTCGGGTCAAAGGTCGGCGCACTCACCATGGTCAGGATACCTCCGGTACGTGGGTCAATGGCCACTACACTACCGATCTTGTTACGCATGAGATGTTCCCCGAGTACCTGCAGGTCTACGTCCAGGGCCAGGCGGAGGTTCTTACCGGCAATAGCGGCGGTATCGAATTCCCCTTTTTCATAAGGTCCCTGCGGACGGTTCAGGTTATCTTTTACGAGGTACTGGATACCACGTTGTCCCATCAGCACACTTTCGTATGTTCTTTCAAGACCGGTCATACCAAGGTAATCCCCCTGGTTATAGGCGCTGTATGCTGGTTTCTGCAGCATCTGCGGCGATACTTCCCCGATGTAACCGAGGATGTTGGCGGCGGCATTGAAAGGGTAGGAGCGGATCTGACGTTGTACCAGCTCAAATCCAGGCTGGAACATGTACATACTTTCCTGCAAACGACCGAACATTTCGGGGGGCAGCAGGGGATAAAATATGGAAACACGGCGGCTGCCGTTTTTTATGATAGCGGTAGTGATACGTTTTCTGAACTCCTCTTTGTCGATGCGGAGAATTTCGCACATGTAAGCCGTGTCGATGTTTTTTACGCTGATAGGTGTAACGACAAGGTCATACATCGCATCATTACTGAGGATACTTCTTCCTTTACGGTCGTAGATAATACCACGGCTGGGATATACCACTTTGCGGAGTACCGCATTGGCATCCGCCAGCTTGGAGTATTTCTTCTCGACAATCTGCAGAAAGAACAACCTTGTAATGATTAAAATTACCATTCCAAGGATGATAAACTGAATTACTCTTTTCCTGGGCTGATTATAGACAGACATTTACGCTGAATAATGTGGCCACTTCACGGCCTCCCCCACCGTCTGGCAGAAAGATGAAGCAAGCGACCTGTTGCTTTATAATATGACTTTCAATTCCTTCTTAAAGATAGATATTACGTTCTGTGCTATCTGTTATTGTTCTTCTAATTAACAAAACATAATCTCTCAAAAAAATATGGTCTCTGTAATGATTCCTGCCTACTTTCTGGAAAAGAACAATAATTCATACAGTACGATCAGCAGAACGCTGGCGGCTGTTGACAAAACGATCTTTAAAAGCAGGTAAAAGAAGCTTGCAAAGCTGAACACCTCCAGTGGAAAATACAGCAGGTTGTGTAAAAATACCAGGATTCCGATATAGGTCAGGAATTGGGAAACACCCATGCTGGTCATGGACGGTGTTTTCTGGGTCGTCTCAAAACCACCCTGTGGAGACAATACGTTGATGATGAACGGGCGGAGATAGGCGATGAATACACAGGCAGCGGCATGCATACCCATGGTATTCATAAACATGTCCATACCAAGTCCCATCAGCAACGCCAGCAGCATCAGTGCAGGTCGTGGCAGGTTAAATGGCAATAAAAGGACAAACAACATATACAGGTTAAGGCCTACCAGCTGGTGCAACAGGATATTATTCAGTACGAATACCTGCAACAGCAGTAAGAGCACAAAGCGGATAATATTTCTTAACAGTATACTCATTTAATCAGCCTGTAGGTTGAGTCTTCCAAAGATTGTTGTTCCTCTTTCAGCAGATTGTCTACGACATATACGTACTGAAGGTTATAAAAGTTGGTCGCCAGTTTAATTCTGATGGTATAAGAAGTACTGGATTTATCTGTAGTGGTATAGGATTCAACGTAACCGATAGGTATATTTTCGGGGAACAGGGCGGAGTAGCCACTGGTCACCACGGTATCTCCTTTGATAAGTTTCACACTCTTCGGCACATCTTCCATCACTGCATATCCGGCTTCACCACCGTACCAGCGTACGGTACCCATTTCCTTGCTATAGCTCAGACGGGCGCTGAAACCGAAGTTTCGGCCCTTGGAGAGCAGGGAAAGCACAACGGCATAGTTTTCATTAACACTACGTACCACACCGACCAGTCCACTCGGTCCGACCACACCCATATTCGGCCGTATGCCATTGGCACTGCCGCGTCTGATGGTAATGTAGTTGATTGGATTATTAACACTGTTATTCACCACCTTAGCTTCTTTATAGAGGTAACGGCGAACTTCAGTACCGATCACCTTACGGGTGGTATCTGTACTGTAGTGACGGATGGTGTCCAGTTTTACAATATTGTTGAGGGATACACTGTCGAAGCTGGTGCGCAACATGTTATGGAGGCGTGCATTCTCTTTCACCAGGCTGTCATTGGTAGCTTTAAGGTGTAAGTAATACTCCACATTGTTGTAACTTTCGTATAACCTGGCGCTGAAACTATTGGCAGAATTGAGGTAAGCTGATTTCTGAAGGTCGTTGTTCCGGACTACCAGCACAAAACAAATCACTTCCAGCAGCAAAAAGAGAAAAAAGTTAAAATAGCGCCTAAAGAAAATGATGAGATTACGCACAGGATATATTTTCTTGGTAGAAGATGTCCAGGACTGTTGTTATATAGCCCTGGACATTTCCTGATATTATTGCATTAGGAACGGATACTTACCTACATGTTTTAATGCGATTCCGGTACCTCTTACTACCGCGCGTAACGGATCGTCCGCTACGTGTACGGGTAATTTGATCTTCTGTGTGAGACGTTTGTCCAGTCCGCGAAGCAATGCACCGCCACCTGTGAGGTACAGACCTCTGCGGTAGATATCTGCTGCCAGCTCCGGAGGAGTGGTTTCCAGTGCTTTCAGGATAGCTTCTTCGATCTTGAAGATAGATTTATCAAGCGCTTCTGCTACTTCCTGGTAAGACACCATGATCTGTTTAGGAATACCTGTTACCAGGTCACGGCCGTTTACTGCCACGTCATCTGGTGGGTTGTCCAGTTCTTTCAGCGCGGAACCGATCTGAATTTTGATCTGTTCTGCTGTTCTTTCACCAATCAGCAAGCTATGGTAGCGACGCAGTGCTTCCATGATATCAGCAGTGAATTCATCACCGGCGATACGGATACTCTGGTCACAAACGATACCTGCCAGGGCGATTACGGAAATACCGGTGGTACCACCTCCGATGTCGATAATCATGTTACCTACGGGCTCTTCTACATCGATGCCGATACCCAATGCAGCGGCCATAGGTTCATGTATGAGGAACACTTCCTTCGCGCCTGCCTGTTCAGCAGAGTCGCGTACGGCGCGTTTTTCTACTTCTGTGATGCTGGATGGTATACAGATAACCATACGCCAGCTGGGGGAGAATAAGGGCTTTTTGGGATACACCAGTTTGATCATCTCGCGAAGCATACCTTCTGCCGCGTTAAAGTCGGCGATCACACCATCTTTTAACGGACGGATTGTACGCAGGTACTCGTGTGTTTTCTCGTGCATCATCATGGCCTTCTTTCCTACCGCCACGATTTTACCGCTTGCGCGCTCTATAGCAACAATGGAAGGTTCATCCACCACCACCTGGTCGTTGTGTATGATCAGCGTGTTAGCTGTACCTAAGTCAATCGCTATTTCCTGTGTTAAAAAATTAAAGAACCCCATTGCTTAATATGGTCAAAATATTATTGTGTGCAAAAATGAATAATTCCAACGAATATACAATCTAAAAACTGTTTGTTTTCTCAATAATACAACTATAATATTAAAAAATGTTAGTTATTGTATTGGATGAGCCGGTTAATAGGTTGTAACAATTGATGACAATGTGACCGTTGGCATAGTAATGACTCTCGAAAACGCTTAAACGAAAAATGGTTGCTGTTAATTGTGTACTCTATATGAATGAGTTATGCGCTACAGGACCACCCCAGACGGTCCTTCCCCGGTACTTTCCGGGCTACAGGATCAAACTACACTTTTCGCGCCGTAAGGGCGTGAAAGGCGCAAATGAACATCATCTACACGAACTCGTAACCAATATCCCTCCTGTAATATTTGCCTTCAAAGTCAATAATTTCAGCTGTCTGCCGGCTGTGTGTCAACGCAATGCCCAGATCTGCTGCAAGGGATGTTATCGTCAGTACACGCCCTCCGTTGGTCAGAATTTCTCCGCCAGCGGCACGTGTTCCTGCCTGAAACACCAGCTGATCCTGCGTAGGCGCCGGTATGTTGCTGATTACCTTTCCTTTTTCGTATGCCTCGGGATAGCCTTTTGCTACCAGCATAACCGTAGTTGCCACACGGGCATCCTCAAAAATCTGCTGTGAAGAAAGTTTCCCTTCCTCCACCGCCTTGAAAAGTTCCAGCAGATCGTTCTGCAGTCGTGGCATCACCACTTCTGTTTCCGGATCCCCCATACGACAGTTGTACTCAATGACAAATGGTTCCCCATCTACCTTGATCAAACCGAAGAAGATAAACCCGTTATAGGCGATCTGCTCTTTTTCCAGACCGGCCACCGTCGGACGGATAACACGCTCTTCCACCATGTCCATAAATGCCTTATCGGCAAACGGCACCGGTGAAACAGCCCCCATACCTCCGGTATTCAGACCTGTATCTCCTTCTCCGATCCTTTTATAATCTTTTGCAGTAGGCAGTATCTGGTAAGAATGACCGTCTGTCAGCACAAATACTGACAACTCGATTCCCGTCAAAAACTGTTCTACCACTACTTTCTTGCTCGCATCGCCAAACTTCGCATCTTTGATCATCTGTGAAAACTCCGCCACTGCTTCTTCATGATCGTTCAGGATCAATACACCCTTTCCCGCCGCAAGTCCATCGGCTTTCAGTACGATCGGGAGGGAATGCGTACGCAGGTAAGCCACACCTTCCTCATAATTTTCCTCACTGAACTCGCGGTAAGCGGCAGTCGGAATATCATGACGCAGCATGAACTGTTTCGCAAATGCTTTACTACCCTCCAGTTGTGCACCCAGGGCAGAGGGGCCCATTACCGGGATATGCCGTAAAGCAGCGTCCTGCTGAAAATAATCGTAAATTCCTTTTACCAGTGCTTCTTCAGAACCTGGCACTACCAGCGAGATTGCATTCTCTACGCAGAATGTCTTTATTTTCTCAAAATCAGAAACAGCGAAATCCAGGTTCTGACCATACTGGGCAGTACCCGCATTGCCGGGCGCTATAAACAACTGTTCACAATGTGTGCTCTGTGCCATTTTCCAAGCCAGGGCGTGTTCGCGACCGCCGCTTCCTAATAGTAATATCTTCATATGAAAAAATAAAATTCGCTTGCGCGCTTAAAATACACTCACCTGATCAATCTGCTCCGTTCTTCCAAATTTTTTGCAAAGAAAGGCCAAAATTTAACCAAAAACACCATTTTACCTGATAAAAAGCTGAATTTATTTAACTTGCCGGATTTGACGGACTGACTAACACCATAAACAACAAAAACTAAACGTACCTATTATGACTCAAACTGCTGTTGAGCAGCCTGTAATTTCGCCGTCCCCTAAGGGGAAAGGGCACCATAAGGGATTGTATGTACTCTTCTTTACAGAAATGTGGGAACGCTTCGGTTACTACCTGATGATCGGTATCTTCTTCCTTTATCTCGTAGACCCTGCCGCCAACGGTGGTAAAGGGCTCGATACAACCAAAGCTGCTGACCTCGTTGGTTCCTACATCGCATTAGTATATCTCTCTCCTTTCCTCGGAGGACTCATGGCGGACCGCTACCTCGGATACCGCCGGGCCGTTATCCTCGGAGGCTTCCTCCTCGCTGCCGGATACTTCTGTCTGGCCGTTCCCGGCGATATGGCGATGTATGTGGCCCTGGGCCTGATCATCATCGGTAACGGGTTCTTTAAACCCAATATCGGTACCATCCTGGGTAATATCTACAACAGAGAAGACCTTCGCGCCAAGAAAGATGT contains the following coding sequences:
- the mrdA gene encoding penicillin-binding protein 2, with amino-acid sequence MSVYNQPRKRVIQFIILGMVILIITRLFFLQIVEKKYSKLADANAVLRKVVYPSRGIIYDRKGRSILSNDAMYDLVVTPISVKNIDTAYMCEILRIDKEEFRKRITTAIIKNGSRRVSIFYPLLPPEMFGRLQESMYMFQPGFELVQRQIRSYPFNAAANILGYIGEVSPQMLQKPAYSAYNQGDYLGMTGLERTYESVLMGQRGIQYLVKDNLNRPQGPYEKGEFDTAAIAGKNLRLALDVDLQVLGEHLMRNKIGSVVAIDPRTGGILTMVSAPTFDPNLLTGSYRARNFSRLFSDTTKPLFNRAIQAGYPPGSSMKPLTALIALDEGVITPSFGFPCGGAYTYCGRPIACTHHNAGHAANLRLAIANSCNAYFVHLYRMEVDAAKWGGVKKGHQHWHDYISSFGLGHKLGIDIPGESGGKAIDTAGMNRLYHNQWNSCSELYVGMGQGQVVATPLQMANAMCIIANKGFYYLPHFVDKIDNDDTELLTKFREKHVVAKISDSSYMPVIYGMQDVVERGTGMIAKIEGEIVCGKTGTAENNAIVNGKLTKLKNHSVFVAFAPRDNPKIAVAVIVENAGFGSTYAAPIASLIMEKYLHDTISVKRKPQMKTLLEYNTLDPVVREKSKLDSLNGASAKMTPDQILKLYFRD
- the mreC gene encoding rod shape-determining protein MreC, giving the protein MRNLIIFFRRYFNFFLFLLLEVICFVLVVRNNDLQKSAYLNSANSFSARLYESYNNVEYYLHLKATNDSLVKENARLHNMLRTSFDSVSLNNIVKLDTIRHYSTDTTRKVIGTEVRRYLYKEAKVVNNSVNNPINYITIRRGSANGIRPNMGVVGPSGLVGVVRSVNENYAVVLSLLSKGRNFGFSARLSYSKEMGTVRWYGGEAGYAVMEDVPKSVKLIKGDTVVTSGYSALFPENIPIGYVESYTTTDKSSTSYTIRIKLATNFYNLQYVYVVDNLLKEEQQSLEDSTYRLIK
- a CDS encoding rod shape-determining protein, translating into MGFFNFLTQEIAIDLGTANTLIIHNDQVVVDEPSIVAIERASGKIVAVGKKAMMMHEKTHEYLRTIRPLKDGVIADFNAAEGMLREMIKLVYPKKPLFSPSWRMVICIPSSITEVEKRAVRDSAEQAGAKEVFLIHEPMAAALGIGIDVEEPVGNMIIDIGGGTTGISVIALAGIVCDQSIRIAGDEFTADIMEALRRYHSLLIGERTAEQIKIQIGSALKELDNPPDDVAVNGRDLVTGIPKQIMVSYQEVAEALDKSIFKIEEAILKALETTPPELAADIYRRGLYLTGGGALLRGLDKRLTQKIKLPVHVADDPLRAVVRGTGIALKHVGKYPFLMQ
- the purD gene encoding phosphoribosylamine--glycine ligase — translated: MKILLLGSGGREHALAWKMAQSTHCEQLFIAPGNAGTAQYGQNLDFAVSDFEKIKTFCVENAISLVVPGSEEALVKGIYDYFQQDAALRHIPVMGPSALGAQLEGSKAFAKQFMLRHDIPTAAYREFSEENYEEGVAYLRTHSLPIVLKADGLAAGKGVLILNDHEEAVAEFSQMIKDAKFGDASKKVVVEQFLTGIELSVFVLTDGHSYQILPTAKDYKRIGEGDTGLNTGGMGAVSPVPFADKAFMDMVEERVIRPTVAGLEKEQIAYNGFIFFGLIKVDGEPFVIEYNCRMGDPETEVVMPRLQNDLLELFKAVEEGKLSSQQIFEDARVATTVMLVAKGYPEAYEKGKVISNIPAPTQDQLVFQAGTRAAGGEILTNGGRVLTITSLAADLGIALTHSRQTAEIIDFEGKYYRRDIGYEFV